A window of Anaerohalosphaeraceae bacterium genomic DNA:
ACATTCAAATTGTCATTCAATGCTCAGGGGTCTTCTGCTCTGAAAGCACAACTTTACTACAAGCCATTTCATAACCTAAAGATTGATAGAATTTAAACTTGCGCCCGGCAAGTATAATACTCCCCAAAAACTGGGCGCATAATTAAGGTGGATTTGTCGCCTGAGACGATACAGTATCAGGAGACAAATTTATGAAAAACAAAAGACGGAATCATCGTGCCGCATTCAAGGCTAAAGTGGCCTTGGCGGCAATCAAAGGCGATAAATCTATCGCTGAACTGGCCAGCGAGTATGAGGTTCACCCGAACCAGATCATGCAGTGGAAAAAGCAGTTGCTCGATTCGCTGCCGGAGTTGTTTTCCCGCCGGCGAAAACATGAGCAGCGGGATCAGGAGGCGTTAACGTCAGAGTTATACCAGCAGATTGGTCAGTTAAAAGTAGAACTGGACTGGCTGAAAAAAAAATCTGGTCTTGACGATTGAGCAAAAACGTCAGGCCGTTGAGCCGGGCCACAAAACGATCCCGATTGTCCGCCAGTGTGATCTGCTGGGCCTCAACCGCAGCAGTCTGTACTACACCGCCCAAGGCGAAACGGAATATAATGAGATGCTCATGAAGCTGATCGATGAACAATACGTCAAAACTCCGTTTTACGGCATTGACAAGATGACCGAAGGGCTGCGGCTGGAAGGTCATCCGGTCAATCCCAAGCGGATTCGCCGTCTGATGCGTCAGATGGGCCTGGAGGCGGTTTATCCGCGTCGAAAATGGGGTTTGAGCATTCCGGACACCCAGCACAAGATTTATCCGTACCTGCTGCGGGATGTGGAAATTACCCGGCCCGATCAGGTCTGGTCGGCGGATACTACCTACATCCGGATGTATCGCGGCTGGCTGTATCTGACGGCGGTCATGGATTGGTTCAGCCGGTATGTACTCAGCTGGGAAGTTTCGATTACGCTGGAATCAGACTTCTGTGTGTCGGCCCTGAAAGCGGCTCTCGGCCAGGGACGCCCGGAGATTTTTAATACTGATCAGGGCAGCCAGTTCACCTCGGAGAACTTTACCGGAACGTTGCGTAAGGCCAGCGTCCAGATCAGCATGGACGGCAAGGGCCGGGTATTCGACAACATCTTCATTGAGCGACTGTGGCGAACGGTGAAGGTCGAGGAAGTGTATCTGCGTGACTATCAGACGATTGCGGAGGCCCGGTACTATCTGGGTCGATATTTTGCATTTTATAACAATGAGCGTTTGCACCAGACGCTGGGCTACCGCAGCCCCGCGGCGGTGTATGGCGTCGCCGTTGGCACTCCGGTCGCCCTTCGGGCTCCCTCCGTGCCAACGGCGGTAACAGACGGCGATACGTCCACCTTAAAACAACCGGTTTTTTGTCTTGACAATGGGTAGGGTATAAAAGAACTTATATACACTTGACTCCCAAACAGGTTTTTTTAAGGAGTCAAGAATGGCCAAACAACGTTGGAAACTGACCGATGAACAATGGCGTAAAATTGAGCCGTTGCTGCCCAAACTCAAGAAATCCAAGCGAGGCGGCAGACCCTGGGCGGACAATCGCAAGGTCTTTGAGGGAATTCTCTGGATCCTGCGGACTGGAGCTCCGTGGGCCGATTTACCCAAACAGTATCCCAGCCCTTCCACCTGCTGGAGACGGCTTCGAGTCTGGGAAGAGCAAGACATCTGGCTCCAGGTCTGGCGAACCTTTTTGGCCGAATTGGATGAAAAGGGCCAATTGGACTGGTCCGAGGCGTTTGTCGACGGCAGTTTCGCCCCGGCGAAAAAAGGGGCGACGGCGTCGGAAAGACCAAACGCGGCAAGGGCACGAAGTGGATGGTGGTGGTCGACGGCCAAGGTGTTCCTTTGGGAAACCACCTGGATTCGGCGTCCCCGAACGAAGGCAACCTGCTCGAAAAAACGATAAGCTGGATCGCCGTGCCGCGTGCGGGCCGGGGACGGCCCAAACAGAATCCCCGCCGGCTGATTGCCGACAGGGGCTATGACAGCGACCCGTTGCGAGAACGGCTGGCCAAAAAGGGAATCGAGTTGATTTGTCCCTACCGCTGCAACAATAAGGAACAGAAGTACTATGACGGTCGGAAGATGCGGCGCTATAAACGACGGTATAAAGTGGAGCGGACGTTCTCGTGGCTGGGGAATTTTCGCCGGCTGGTGGTCCGCTGGGATCGGGATATAACTGTATATAACGCGTTTTTTCATATTGCTTGCCTTATCATAACGCTCAGGAGGTTATGAAATGGCTTGTACTTAGACGGACTTTCCCGAATAACAATCGCTAGTCAGACATTCAACGTATCTGCTATGAATCGTTATATCCTAACGATTAATGTATCGACTGTTCCAGGGGCAGCCGGGAAGTTATTGGGGGTTGAATTCGATAACACAGCCAGCGGTACTTGGGCACAGATAGACAACATCCTCTTGAGCAGATAAAATCGTTGCTTTTAAAGCGTCCACCTCCACCAATCCAGCTTAGGTGAACCGTTCGGGCAGGGGCAAGGAAATTCTTCTGCTCGGACGGTTTTTTATGGAAAAAACAAGACCAGATGTGTCAAAGGAAATGGTAAAGATGATAGCTATGATATTGCTAAAACAGCTCAGATAAAATAATATAGCGTCCCCTTGTTGGGTTGGACAGGTAACAGGAGTTAAGGTATGATGGATGTTGGCGGAGTGGAGGTGAGGCGACCGCAGGCCGACGAACCGAAATGCAGACAACATCCATCGCGAAAATCCAACGGAGGTACGCATGAGCGACAAAGCCACAGAAACAAACACGGTAGAAGCGAACGAGGTTCAACGCTGGACGGCTAAACGCAAGGCCGCGGCGGGATTGGACATCATCAAGGGCAAGACGACCCCGGCTCAACTGTGGCCCGCCAGCATGGCACGCTGACCGTGGCCCAGATTGAACAGTGGGTCGATGATTTTCTGGCCGGCGGCGAGGAACACCTGCGGGCGCATCCGCGGCACATCGAGGCCCGCCATGAGGCCGAAATGAAGAAGCTGTACGCCAAGATCGGCGAACAATCGCTGCACATTGACGTCTTAAAAAAAGCGTACCGCATCTGCGGTGTGGAATTACCGGACGGGATCTCGTAAACGCCGTCCGGAATGATCTTTTACAAGAACAGAAAGACCTGTCGATCACAAAACTCTGCCGATGGCTGGAGATGCCGCGCCGTACGACCTATTATCAACCCCGTCAGCGGACAGCTCGGCCGCTGGTGGATGGACGCCGTGCGATGCTGATTTATGAGATTATCGAGGCGTTCCCGTTCTTCGGAATTCGGCGTGTCTGGGCCTATTTGAAGCACGTTTTGGGGGAACGCGTCAATCGGAAGAAAGTGGCTCGAATCATGCGGCGAAACGGCTGGACGGTCCGGCAGCGACAGACTGGTAAACGTCCCCGGGTCGAGGTCAAAACGACGATTGCGGACCATCCGGATCAGCGGTGGTGTACGGACCTGGCGTTGGTCTTTTGCGGGGCGAAAGACGGCTGGTGCAGTTTTGTCCCGGTGCTGGATTGCTGCACACGGGAAGTCCTGGGCTGGGAACTGGCCCATACCGGACGGGCCAAGACGGCGGAGCGTACCTTGGAAGCCGCTCTAATCGAACGATTCGGTCATGTGCGGCTGGCCCCGGCGGGATTGATGCTTTGTCATGATAACGGGCTGTTGCTCGGTTCAAAGCTGTATCGCAGTACGGCGAAGGACTACGGTCTGCAACAGGAATTCATTACGCCGTATACGCCGGAAGAAAACGGATTGTGTGAGCGGTTTATCCGCAGTTTTAAGGAAGAAGTGGCCTGGATCCATCGCGTTGAAAGCATCGAGCAGGCGAGGCAAAAAATTGCTCACTGGGTGCACTGGTATAACACCAAGCGACCCCATCAGGCATTGGAATATATGAATCCGGTGCAGTATCGACAGAAGATACAGAAGATAACGAAAAAATACTGTTTTTGTTAAAAATCATGCTAGTCCAAAATACAGGGGTACATTACACGTCTATACAAGATGGCCGTACCTTGTGCGGCGTTACAAGAAACGGTGGAAGGTGAAGCGGCTGTTTGCCTGCCTCCAAAACTACCGTCGTTTGGTCGTTTGGTTGTCCGTTATGAATATCATCTGAAAAACTTTCTGGCCATGGTTCAACTTGGCTGCATCCTGATCCTCCTAAGGAGGGTTTTGGGATGACTTCTAAAAGGAAGATGTTTCTAAAAGCCAGTTACTTGCCACATGCACCAATGTTGTCATGTTATAACTTGTTTGCCACCCCGATGATAACTCTGCAAAATCACACAAATCTACTCGGCCATCTTTATTCAAATCACCCTTAAGCTCTGGATCGATGCCGACGCTTAATCGTATATTATCCATTCCCACCCAGCCACTGGCATTATTATCAAACATTATTCCAAGATTCCGCCCAATGGCTTCCAGAGGCCCCTCATCAACACGATAAACAACCGTTCCCAAAATCGCATCCCATCTGTCCAATCCACCCACAGGAAACTCCCTTAAAGCAAGCTGAATCTTCTGACCCATGTTATTTATATAAAATAAGCTCATAGTCATTGTTTCTCCTCCGTATGTATCCCACAGATCTGCTTCCAGAAGATATATTTTGCCGGCAGCAATACCTTCGGAAGTCAACTGCCAAACCGGGGGGTCATTGCCCATCAGAAATCCTCGATAAAAGCGATGGGTCGTGCTGGCTCGTTCCACACCGGAATCTACAGATGAATCATCGCTGTTCCAGCCGGGAATATTCGTACCATTTTCACCGTTCCAGCCTTTGACTTTTCCAATGCCTGGCTCTTCAAAACTGTAATTTTCGACTGTCACGGGGTGGAATGCTATTGCAGTCTCGGAGACTTCATTGCTTGAAATAGATTCGTAGCCCTCCTCATCAACAGATGTTACAACATAATAATATGTAGTGCCGTCTGTCAATTCCATACTCATATAATTAGTCCCAGTAATACCCGTAGCAATCAAATCTTTGGGCTCTTCCGGGTTTGTACTCGAATAAATATTATAGGAATTCACATCCCAATCAGCAGAGGCTTCCCAGTTCAAAAGAATTCCGCTCGATGTTATTGAAGCTGTCAAATTGGTTGGGGCAGCAGGAGGCCCTGTAAAATCTTTTTGATACCAGCGAAAATAATCAACAACATAATAGTTTGGAAAACCGGTGGATGCATCCGCATTTGAATCCAATCCGCCGCTTAGAATCACATACATCGGCTGATTCGGAATATCAGGATCATTAACCGAATAAGTGAGCACACCATCAATATACCACTTTACATATCCAGGCCCCCACTCAAAACCATAAATATGCCAGTCCGAAAAATCCCCCGCAATGTGATGACTA
This region includes:
- a CDS encoding IS3 family transposase, with the translated sequence MTGRDLVNAVRNDLLQEQKDLSITKLCRWLEMPRRTTYYQPRQRTARPLVDGRRAMLIYEIIEAFPFFGIRRVWAYLKHVLGERVNRKKVARIMRRNGWTVRQRQTGKRPRVEVKTTIADHPDQRWCTDLALVFCGAKDGWCSFVPVLDCCTREVLGWELAHTGRAKTAERTLEAALIERFGHVRLAPAGLMLCHDNGLLLGSKLYRSTAKDYGLQQEFITPYTPEENGLCERFIRSFKEEVAWIHRVESIEQARQKIAHWVHWYNTKRPHQALEYMNPVQYRQKIQKITKKYCFC
- a CDS encoding IS3 family transposase (programmed frameshift) yields the protein MKNKRRNHRAAFKAKVALAAIKGDKSIAELASEYEVHPNQIMQWKKQLLDSLPELFSRRRKHEQRDQEALTSELYQQIGQLKVELDWLKKKLVLTIEQKRQAVEPGHKTIPIVRQCDLLGLNRSSLYYTAQGETEYNEMLMKLIDEQYVKTPFYGIDKMTEGLRLEGHPVNPKRIRRLMRQMGLEAVYPRRKWGLSIPDTQHKIYPYLLRDVEITRPDQVWSADTTYIRMYRGWLYLTAVMDWFSRYVLSWEVSITLESDFCVSALKAALGQGRPEIFNTDQGSQFTSENFTGTLRKASVQISMDGKGRVFDNIFIERLWRTVKVEEVYLRDYQTIAEARYYLGRYFAFYNNERLHQTLGYRSPAAVYGVAVGTPVALRAPSVPTAVTDGDTSTLKQPVFCLDNG
- a CDS encoding family 16 glycosylhydrolase, whose translation is MWDCHSCSDAAPPEGDWILIWSDEFDGASIDPAKWSYGAKPWGTTDNSPCLITPEDSYLSPWDGSTDGVLVLRSRMGTFSGNGRTYNFSCGWVYSKIWMTYGYLEIRAQYPIGKGQWPAWWMLREGWPPEFDIAEFRGANGPDNDYMTQAVYDEAAQWHSHHIAGDFSDWHIYGFEWGPGYVKWYIDGVLTYSVNDPDIPNQPMYVILSGGLDSNADASTGFPNYYVVDYFRWYQKDFTGPPAAPTNLTASITSSGILLNWEASADWDVNSYNIYSSTNPEEPKDLIATGITGTNYMSMELTDGTTYYYVVTSVDEEGYESISSNEVSETAIAFHPVTVENYSFEEPGIGKVKGWNGENGTNIPGWNSDDSSVDSGVERASTTHRFYRGFLMGNDPPVWQLTSEGIAAGKIYLLEADLWDTYGGETMTMSLFYINNMGQKIQLALREFPVGGLDRWDAILGTVVYRVDEGPLEAIGRNLGIMFDNNASGWVGMDNIRLSVGIDPELKGDLNKDGRVDLCDFAELSSGWQTSYNMTTLVHVASNWLLETSSF